In one window of Gossypium arboreum isolate Shixiya-1 chromosome 4, ASM2569848v2, whole genome shotgun sequence DNA:
- the LOC108458987 gene encoding IQ domain-containing protein IQM1-like, translated as MVLMTSMMETFKRRDLENYNDDESGHETSSFKRNKPEKLELKTTIVPAADILMCTKISDSGCGTGNDDKILVNGSTEKLHAAATKLQKFYKSYRTRRNLADCAVVVEELWWKALEFAALRRSSVSFFNANKSETAVSRWARARTRAAKVGKGLSKDVKGQQLALRHWLEAIDPRHRYGHNLHFYYNVWFESGSCQPFFYWLDVGDGKAVTLDTCSRADLQRQCIKYLGPKEREAYEVILEKGKLIYKQNKAPVSTREGSKWIFVLSTSRILYVAEKVKGLFQHSSFLAGGATIASGRLVVRHGKLHAIWAYSGHYRPTEENFMELCSFLEEHHVDLTNVKKNPIDEDIPWKDKIQKELKVAAEISENNAIHGKEKSIDSGKVKEAVRYKWSTGVGPRIGCVRDYPAQLQFKALEHVNLSPRLVVKPCGPIPSPRPSPNLLLSPRLAYLGLVSPRVRLSATN; from the exons ATGGTTTTGATGACAAGCATGATGGAGACATTCAAGAGAAGGGATTTGGAGAATTATAATGATGATGAATCTGGTCATGAGACTAGTAGCTTCAAGAGAAATAAACCCGAGAAGTTGGAGCTTAAAACCACTATAGTTCCAGCAGCGGATATTCTGATGTGTACCAAGATTTCGGATTCAGGCTGTGGAACTGGAAATGATGATAAAATATTGGTTAATGGCTCAACAGAGAAGCTTCATGCAGCAGCAACTAAGCTGCAAAAGTTTTACAAGAGTTACCGGACTCGAAGAAACCTAGCAGATTGTGCTGTAGTTGTTGAAGAGCTCTG GTGGAAGGCTTTAGAATTTGCAGCCCTTAGACGGAGTTCTGTTTCCTTCTTTAATGCTAACAAATCAGAAACAGCTGTTTCCCGATGGGCACGAGCTCGGACAAGAGCCGCCAAG GTAGGAAAAGGGTTATCAAAGGACGTGAAAGGTCAGCAGTTGGCTTTACGTCACTGGCTTGAAGCT ATTGATCCACGCCATCGTTACGGTCACAATCTACACTTTTACTACAATGTTTGGTTTGAGAGCGGGAGTTGTCAGCCCTTCTTCTACTG GTTGGATGTTGGAGATGGCAAAGCAGTCACTCTAGATACATGCTCGAGGGCAGACCTACAGCGTCAATGCATCAAATATCTTGGACCG AAAGAAAGGGAAGCGTACGAAGTTATTCTGGAGAAGGGAAAGCTGATTTATAAACAAAACAAAGCGCCAGTGAGCACCAGAGAAGGAAgcaaatggatatttgttcttagtACATCCAGAATCCTATACGTTGCTGAGAAAGTGAAAGGTCTGTTTCAGCACTCGAGTTTCCTAGCAGGGGGAGCCACCATTGCATCTGGCAGATTGGTTGTTCGTCATGGTAAACTTCAC GCAATCTGGGCCTACAGTGGTCATTATCGCCCGACAGAAGAAAATTTCATGGAATTGTGCAGTTTCCTAGAGGAACATCATGTCGACTTGACCAACGTTAAG AAAAATCCCATAGATGAAGATATCCCCTGGAAAGATAAAATTCAAAAGGAGCTGAAAGTTGCAGCAGAGATATCTGAAAACAATGCAATTCATGGGAAAGAGAAATCCATTGATTCGGGGAAGGTGAAGGAAGCAGTGAGATACAAATGGAGTACAGGAGTGGGACCTCGCATTGGTTGTGTCAGAGACTACCCAGCACAGCTACAATTCAAGGCACTTGAACATGTTAATTTATCACCCAGGCTTGTTGTCAAGCCTTGTGGCCCCATCCCTTCTCCAAGACCAAGTCCAAACCTTCTCTTGTCTCCTAGGCTTGCTTACCTTGGACTCGTTAGCCCAAGGGTCCGGCTTTCCGCTACTAATTAA